Proteins from one Deinococcus actinosclerus genomic window:
- a CDS encoding endonuclease MutS2 has translation MSFDARALSALDFPRVLSALAERSATTLGAERARALRPSDDAGRIARELDEVEDALFGVSLSLGGIQDIRDLHARAGEGRVLAGQELLNAAYSLDGAMTVKRAITANSRGPLRELAVDLGDHSELVRRVLSALDRDGGVRDDASPRLRDLRKRIEPLRGRIRERLAATLDKWADVLQEHIVTIRRDRYVLPVQASRVGQVQGIIVDASATGQTYFVEPAAVTQLNNELTRLILDEEAEMRRILTELSGLLASDMAVPMTLAVIGELDLIAAKARLARDWRLNRPEQVEGGSYDLREVRHPLIENPVANDLALGETKLLLITGPNMGGKTATIKTLGLAVLMHQCGMYVAAASARLPVVRDVLVDIGDEQSIEASLSTFASHLKHLRYVLRHAAPDTLVLVDELGSGTDPNEGAALAQALIECLLTQDARGVITSHLSPLKLFALETPGLKNASMGFNVDTLAPTYALQVGQPGRSFALAIAQRMGLPADVLGRAEELLGPDAGLMERMLEGLERERADLRAQLDATAAARRDAEAELGRVRAERETLEARRNEMLAEASQKAESLYADAVERVRTLRARAQEDSARPRVMQELRELRVAAQKTRPAPAPREDRGDPIRVGSSVDVPAYNASGQVLELRGDDLVVQLGVMKVGVKRRDVRLKQEAKVSAPKTRGPRFTGTAPTAALKELQLRGMGVEEAVEELRTAILEAHALKETPLRVVHGKGQGVLRRLLREYLKNDKKVESFHDAEPNQGGHGVTIVNIRR, from the coding sequence ATGTCCTTCGATGCCCGCGCCCTGTCCGCCCTTGATTTTCCCCGCGTCCTGTCTGCCCTGGCGGAGCGGAGTGCCACGACGCTGGGTGCCGAGCGCGCCCGGGCCCTGCGCCCCTCGGATGACGCGGGGCGGATCGCGCGGGAACTGGACGAGGTCGAGGACGCGCTGTTCGGCGTGAGCCTCAGCCTGGGCGGCATTCAGGACATCCGTGACCTGCACGCCCGCGCCGGCGAGGGCCGCGTGCTGGCCGGGCAGGAACTGCTGAACGCCGCGTACTCGCTGGACGGCGCGATGACCGTCAAGCGCGCCATCACCGCGAATTCACGCGGGCCGCTGCGGGAACTCGCGGTGGACCTGGGCGACCACAGTGAACTCGTGCGGCGGGTGCTGTCCGCGCTGGACCGCGACGGCGGCGTGCGCGACGACGCCAGTCCGCGCCTGCGGGACCTGCGGAAGCGCATCGAGCCGCTGCGGGGGCGCATCCGCGAGCGGCTGGCGGCCACGCTGGACAAGTGGGCGGACGTGCTGCAGGAACACATCGTCACGATCCGCCGCGACCGCTACGTGCTGCCGGTGCAGGCCAGCCGCGTGGGGCAGGTGCAGGGCATCATCGTGGACGCCTCCGCGACCGGGCAGACGTACTTCGTGGAACCGGCGGCCGTCACGCAGCTGAACAATGAACTCACCCGCCTGATCCTCGACGAGGAGGCCGAGATGCGCCGCATCCTGACGGAACTGTCGGGCCTGCTCGCCTCCGACATGGCCGTGCCCATGACGCTGGCCGTGATCGGCGAGCTGGACCTGATCGCCGCGAAGGCGCGGCTGGCCCGCGACTGGCGCCTGAACCGCCCCGAGCAGGTGGAAGGCGGCTCGTACGACCTGCGCGAGGTGCGCCACCCGCTGATCGAGAATCCGGTGGCGAACGATCTCGCGCTGGGCGAGACGAAACTGCTGCTCATCACCGGGCCGAACATGGGCGGCAAGACCGCGACGATCAAGACGCTGGGCCTCGCGGTGCTGATGCACCAGTGCGGGATGTACGTCGCGGCGGCCAGTGCGCGGCTGCCGGTCGTGCGCGACGTGCTGGTGGACATCGGGGACGAGCAGAGCATCGAGGCGAGCCTGTCCACCTTCGCGTCTCACCTCAAGCACCTGCGGTACGTGCTGCGCCACGCCGCGCCGGACACGCTGGTCCTCGTGGACGAGCTGGGCAGCGGCACCGACCCCAACGAGGGCGCCGCACTCGCCCAGGCGCTGATCGAGTGCCTGCTCACGCAGGACGCGCGCGGCGTGATCACCTCGCACCTCTCGCCGCTGAAACTGTTCGCGCTGGAAACGCCGGGGCTGAAGAACGCCAGCATGGGCTTCAACGTGGACACCCTGGCCCCCACGTACGCCCTGCAGGTGGGGCAGCCGGGCCGCTCGTTCGCACTCGCCATCGCGCAGCGCATGGGGCTCCCGGCCGACGTGCTGGGCCGCGCCGAGGAGCTGCTGGGCCCCGACGCGGGCCTGATGGAACGCATGCTGGAGGGCCTGGAACGCGAGCGGGCCGACCTGCGCGCCCAGCTGGACGCCACGGCGGCCGCCCGGCGCGACGCCGAGGCCGAACTGGGCCGCGTCCGCGCCGAGCGCGAGACCCTCGAAGCCCGCCGGAACGAGATGCTCGCCGAGGCCAGCCAGAAGGCCGAATCCCTGTACGCCGACGCTGTCGAGCGCGTCCGGACGCTGCGGGCCCGCGCGCAGGAGGACAGCGCCCGCCCGCGCGTCATGCAGGAACTGCGCGAGCTGCGCGTCGCCGCGCAGAAGACCCGCCCCGCCCCCGCCCCGCGCGAGGACCGCGGCGACCCCATCCGGGTGGGCAGCAGCGTGGACGTCCCCGCGTACAACGCCAGCGGGCAGGTGCTCGAACTGCGCGGCGACGATCTGGTCGTGCAGCTCGGCGTCATGAAAGTCGGCGTGAAGCGCCGCGACGTGCGCCTCAAGCAGGAAGCCAAGGTCAGCGCCCCTAAGACGCGCGGCCCCCGCTTCACCGGCACCGCGCCCACCGCCGCCCTGAAGGAACTCCAGCTGCGGGGCATGGGTGTCGAGGAGGCCGTCGAGGAACTCCGCACCGCCATCCTCGAGGCCCACGCCCTGAAGGAAACCCCGCTGCGCGTCGTGCACGGCAAGGGCCAGGGTGTCCTGAGGCGCCTGCTGCGCGAGTACCTGAAAAACGACAAGAAGGTCGAGTCCTTCCACGACGCCGAACCCAACCAGGGCGGGCACGGCGTGACCATCGTGAACATCCGCCGCTGA
- the lysS gene encoding lysine--tRNA ligase, with protein MSDGSPNRREGLHEQTVSRLNNLDAQVAAGFEAHPYTYPRTHHARDVLAAHPADTHGEDGAPKWEAGQEWPEVQYALAGRVTLMRHMGKAAFADLTDEHGKIQLHFSKQDTEHFDPTKKIDLGDIIGVRGFPFVTKTGQLTLRVTSWQPLVKSLHPLPSKFHGLQDEELRARRRYVDLMINPESREVYRTRSRMLRFIRNFLDSRDFMEVEGPTLQVVPGGTEAKPFKTFHNALGHEFSMRISLELYLKRLLVGGFERVYEIGRNYRNEGIDRTHNPEFTMLEAYFAYGDYNDMMVLVETLLHDLVVDLKGEPKLTYQGRELDFSLPFKRLDFVTALKEQAGLDFDPLDLVKLREWSDVHHPEHRKTPDYKLLDKLGGEYVEPLLQNPTFLTDMPLAISPLVKVHRDREGLAERADLYVAGFELAPIYSELNDALDQRERFEAQTARRDAGDDEAHEQDEDFLLALEYGMPPTAGMGMGMDRLAMLMTDRDSIRDVLLFPLLRPEGAGAGAEDAAEVTAG; from the coding sequence ATGTCTGATGGTTCCCCCAACCGCCGCGAAGGTCTGCACGAGCAGACCGTCAGCCGCCTGAACAACCTGGACGCGCAGGTGGCCGCGGGTTTCGAGGCCCACCCCTACACGTACCCGCGCACGCATCACGCCCGTGACGTGCTGGCCGCCCACCCGGCCGACACGCACGGTGAGGACGGCGCGCCGAAGTGGGAGGCCGGGCAGGAGTGGCCTGAAGTGCAGTACGCGCTGGCCGGGCGCGTGACCCTGATGCGTCACATGGGCAAGGCGGCCTTCGCGGACCTGACCGACGAGCACGGCAAGATCCAGCTGCACTTCTCCAAGCAGGACACAGAGCATTTCGACCCCACGAAGAAGATCGATCTGGGCGACATCATCGGCGTGCGGGGTTTCCCGTTCGTCACGAAGACCGGGCAGCTGACGCTGCGCGTGACGTCCTGGCAGCCACTGGTCAAGAGCCTGCACCCGCTGCCCAGCAAGTTCCACGGCCTGCAGGACGAGGAACTCCGCGCGCGGCGCCGCTACGTGGACCTGATGATCAACCCCGAGAGCCGGGAGGTGTACCGCACGCGCTCGCGGATGCTGCGCTTCATCCGGAATTTCCTCGACAGCCGCGACTTCATGGAGGTTGAGGGCCCCACGTTGCAGGTCGTCCCTGGTGGCACCGAGGCCAAGCCGTTCAAGACGTTCCACAACGCGCTGGGGCACGAGTTCAGCATGCGCATCAGCCTGGAGCTGTACCTCAAGCGGCTGCTGGTGGGCGGGTTCGAGCGGGTGTACGAGATCGGCCGCAACTACCGCAACGAGGGCATCGACCGGACGCACAACCCGGAATTCACGATGCTGGAAGCGTACTTCGCGTACGGCGACTACAACGACATGATGGTGCTCGTGGAGACGCTGCTGCACGACCTGGTCGTGGACCTGAAGGGCGAGCCGAAACTCACCTATCAGGGCCGTGAACTGGACTTCTCGCTGCCGTTCAAACGGCTGGACTTCGTGACGGCGCTCAAGGAGCAGGCGGGGCTGGACTTCGACCCGCTGGATCTCGTGAAGCTGCGCGAGTGGAGTGACGTGCACCACCCCGAGCACCGCAAGACCCCGGACTACAAGCTGCTGGACAAGCTGGGCGGCGAGTACGTCGAGCCGCTGCTGCAGAACCCGACCTTCCTGACGGATATGCCGCTGGCGATCAGTCCGCTGGTGAAGGTGCACCGTGACCGCGAGGGGCTGGCCGAGCGCGCCGACCTGTACGTGGCGGGTTTCGAGCTGGCGCCGATCTACTCGGAGCTGAACGACGCGCTGGACCAGCGGGAGCGCTTCGAGGCGCAGACGGCCCGCCGGGACGCCGGGGACGACGAGGCGCACGAGCAGGACGAGGACTTCCTGCTGGCGCTGGAGTACGGCATGCCGCCCACCGCCGGGATGGGCATGGGCATGGACCGTCTGGCGATGCTGATGACCGACCGGGATTCCATCCGGGACGTGCTGCTGTTCCCGCTGCTGCGCCCCGAGGGCGCGGGTGCGGGTGCAGAGGACGCGGCGGAAGTCACCGCCGGCTGA
- a CDS encoding ABC transporter substrate-binding protein has product MKKALLLAAALAVTTSASAAGKLEIFSWWSGDEGPALEALIKLYKQKYPSVTVDNATVSGGAGTNAKAVLKTRMLGGTPPDSFQAHAGQELIGTWVVAGRMEDLSSLFKSEGWDKVFPKDLVKLISTNGKPWSVPVNVHRSNVMWYNPAKLKAWGVTAPKTWPEFLKTCSTLKAKGVAAPLVVGENWTQQHLWESVMIGTLGSANWENLWAGKLKFTDPKVVGAFTTFGKVMDCANKDASGLSWQQASDRIIDGTSAFNVMGDWAAGYFTTTKKLAPNTGFGWAPAPGTTKTFVMLADSFGLPKGAKDRAEALNWLKVLGSKAGQDAFNPLKGSIAARTDSDLSKYNTYSKSAAADWKSNKIVGSMVHGAVAPESFTSAFGAIIDQFVASKNSAAAAAAAQQLAVRAGISK; this is encoded by the coding sequence ATGAAAAAAGCACTGCTGCTCGCCGCCGCCCTCGCCGTCACCACCAGCGCCTCTGCCGCTGGCAAACTGGAGATCTTCTCCTGGTGGTCCGGTGACGAGGGTCCCGCCCTGGAAGCCCTGATCAAGCTGTACAAGCAGAAGTACCCCTCCGTCACCGTGGACAACGCCACCGTCTCCGGCGGCGCCGGCACGAACGCCAAGGCCGTCCTGAAGACCCGCATGCTGGGCGGCACGCCCCCCGACTCCTTCCAGGCGCACGCCGGTCAGGAACTCATCGGCACCTGGGTCGTCGCCGGGCGCATGGAAGACCTCAGCAGCCTCTTCAAGAGCGAAGGCTGGGACAAGGTGTTCCCCAAAGACCTCGTCAAGCTGATCAGCACGAACGGCAAGCCCTGGAGCGTGCCCGTGAACGTGCACCGCAGCAACGTCATGTGGTACAACCCCGCCAAACTCAAGGCCTGGGGCGTCACCGCGCCCAAGACCTGGCCCGAATTCCTCAAGACCTGCTCCACCCTGAAAGCCAAGGGCGTCGCCGCGCCGCTGGTCGTCGGTGAGAACTGGACCCAGCAGCACCTCTGGGAGAGCGTCATGATCGGCACCCTCGGCTCCGCCAACTGGGAGAACCTGTGGGCCGGCAAGCTGAAGTTCACCGATCCCAAGGTCGTGGGGGCCTTCACCACCTTCGGCAAGGTCATGGACTGCGCCAACAAGGACGCCAGCGGCCTGAGCTGGCAGCAGGCCAGTGACCGCATCATCGACGGCACCAGCGCCTTCAACGTCATGGGCGACTGGGCCGCCGGGTACTTCACCACCACCAAGAAACTCGCCCCGAACACCGGCTTCGGCTGGGCCCCCGCCCCCGGCACCACCAAGACCTTCGTGATGCTCGCCGACTCCTTCGGTCTGCCCAAGGGCGCCAAGGACCGCGCCGAGGCCCTGAACTGGCTGAAAGTCCTGGGCAGCAAGGCCGGCCAGGACGCCTTCAACCCCCTCAAGGGCTCCATCGCCGCCCGCACCGACAGCGACCTGAGCAAGTACAACACGTACAGCAAGAGCGCCGCCGCCGACTGGAAGAGCAACAAGATCGTGGGCAGCATGGTGCACGGCGCCGTCGCCCCCGAGAGCTTCACCAGCGCCTTCGGCGCGATCATCGACCAGTTCGTCGCCAGCAAGAACAGCGCCGCCGCGGCCGCCGCCGCGCAGCAGCTGGCCGTGCGCGCCGGCATCAGCAAGTAA
- a CDS encoding ROK family protein yields the protein MLHADSHTPDTLDLAAIRARHTLLLLGLLWNRDLARVDIARELGLSRSAISSIVTELISVGLVNEVGTRGTGGVGRRATLLNLNTRAAALLAIDLGASHARVDALDLHCRTLASRTVPHDISRGPQPTYALLKDLTRQVLADAQLHAAQVALVGVGVPGPVDHDTGRVVQPPNMPGWDGENVRAALQDALNLEVLVDNDANLGALAEARFGAHRGIQDLIYVKVATGIGAGVLLGGRLHRGTRGGAGEIGHISINEQGPVGRSGNPGSLESYAAAQVIENHARSLRLQGHPTDLPDPITIEDLLTHAAHDPLARAVWEEAGHHLGVAISTTLNLFNPAAVIIGGRLAQAGDVLLRAIRVSAQSRTMRINADRTRIDLGTLGQDAGVMGAGAMMLDSLFTPRGLPHLYGIARMNQNARDLAGSRAPPPAPRPTPTLNAPVSHGGTP from the coding sequence ATGCTGCACGCCGACTCCCACACCCCGGACACCCTGGACCTCGCGGCCATCCGCGCGCGGCACACGCTGCTGCTGCTCGGGCTGCTGTGGAACCGGGATCTGGCCCGCGTGGACATCGCCCGTGAACTGGGCCTCTCGCGCAGCGCGATCAGCTCCATCGTCACGGAGCTCATCAGTGTGGGACTGGTCAACGAGGTCGGTACGCGCGGAACCGGGGGTGTGGGCCGGCGCGCCACCCTGCTCAACCTCAACACCCGCGCCGCCGCGCTGCTCGCCATCGACCTGGGGGCCAGCCACGCCCGCGTGGACGCCCTGGACCTGCACTGCCGCACCCTCGCCAGCCGCACCGTGCCGCACGACATCTCGCGCGGGCCGCAGCCCACCTACGCCCTGCTGAAAGACCTGACCCGGCAGGTGCTCGCCGACGCGCAGCTGCACGCCGCGCAAGTCGCGCTGGTCGGCGTGGGCGTCCCGGGGCCCGTCGACCACGACACCGGCCGCGTCGTGCAGCCCCCCAACATGCCCGGCTGGGACGGCGAGAACGTCCGCGCCGCCCTGCAGGACGCCCTGAACCTCGAAGTCCTCGTGGACAACGACGCCAACCTGGGCGCCCTGGCCGAGGCCCGCTTCGGCGCGCACCGCGGCATTCAGGACCTCATCTACGTCAAGGTCGCCACCGGCATCGGCGCGGGCGTGCTGCTCGGCGGGCGCCTGCACCGCGGCACGCGCGGCGGCGCCGGCGAGATCGGGCACATCAGCATCAACGAGCAGGGCCCCGTGGGCCGCAGCGGCAACCCCGGCAGCCTGGAAAGCTACGCCGCCGCGCAGGTCATCGAGAACCACGCCCGCAGCCTGCGCCTCCAGGGACACCCCACTGACCTCCCCGACCCCATCACCATCGAGGACCTGCTCACGCACGCCGCGCACGATCCCCTGGCCCGCGCCGTGTGGGAGGAAGCCGGGCACCACCTGGGCGTGGCGATCAGCACCACCCTGAACCTCTTCAACCCGGCCGCCGTGATCATCGGCGGGCGGCTGGCGCAGGCAGGCGACGTGCTGCTGCGCGCCATCCGCGTGAGCGCCCAGAGCCGCACCATGCGCATCAACGCCGACCGCACCCGCATCGACCTGGGCACCCTGGGTCAGGACGCCGGCGTGATGGGCGCCGGAGCCATGATGCTCGATTCCCTCTTCACCCCACGGGGCCTGCCGCACCTGTACGGCATCGCCCGCATGAACCAGAACGCCCGTGACCTCGCGGGCAGCCGCGCCCCGCCCCCGGCCCCCCGGCCGACCCCCACCCTGAACGCACCCGTTTCACACGGAGGAACACCATGA
- a CDS encoding carbohydrate ABC transporter permease — MKGLSKDRLWSIAVLTPSIILIAVFVYGFIARSVYVSMTDWGNDPAQALALNPIIRFTGFANYQDLFTGFLQGRFRQELVSTIFFTLFFILGCLGLGLGLALILDRNPRGEGLWRTIFLFPMSLSFIVTGTIWRWMLQPQGGLNQAPTLFGAQPSTFAWLSSTDAIWKFDWNKLPLLTASVVGLVLVVMAVRAARSGDRTRTLVAGGCAALLFLWALIIGPNIKMLPAPELHGFNFALIGIIIAAVWQMSGYTMALYLAGLRGIPEELREAAKVDGANDLGMYQHVIFPLLAPITLSAMIVLGHISLKIFDLVYAMAGPDNINTSVPALNMYLTSFRQNQFALGAAIGTILLILVAFVIVPYLSSQFRTEEGHA; from the coding sequence ATGAAAGGCCTGAGTAAAGACCGCCTGTGGTCCATCGCCGTCCTGACGCCCAGCATCATCCTGATCGCGGTGTTCGTGTACGGTTTCATCGCGCGTAGCGTGTACGTCAGCATGACCGACTGGGGCAACGACCCCGCGCAGGCCCTGGCGCTGAACCCGATCATCCGCTTCACGGGCTTCGCCAACTACCAGGACCTGTTCACCGGATTCCTCCAGGGGCGCTTCCGGCAGGAACTCGTCAGCACCATCTTCTTCACGCTGTTCTTCATCCTGGGCTGCCTGGGGCTGGGCCTGGGCCTCGCCCTGATCCTCGACCGCAACCCGCGCGGGGAAGGACTGTGGCGCACCATCTTCCTGTTCCCCATGAGCCTGTCGTTCATCGTGACCGGCACCATCTGGCGCTGGATGCTGCAACCCCAGGGCGGCCTGAACCAGGCGCCCACCCTGTTCGGCGCGCAGCCCAGCACCTTCGCGTGGCTGAGCAGCACCGACGCCATCTGGAAATTCGACTGGAACAAGCTGCCGCTGCTGACCGCCAGCGTCGTGGGCCTCGTGCTGGTCGTCATGGCCGTGCGCGCCGCGCGGAGCGGGGACCGCACCCGCACCCTGGTCGCGGGCGGGTGCGCCGCGCTGCTGTTCCTGTGGGCACTCATCATCGGGCCGAACATCAAGATGCTGCCCGCCCCTGAACTGCACGGCTTCAACTTCGCATTGATCGGCATCATCATCGCCGCCGTGTGGCAGATGAGCGGCTACACCATGGCCCTGTACCTCGCCGGTCTGCGCGGCATCCCCGAGGAACTGCGCGAGGCCGCCAAGGTCGACGGCGCGAACGACCTCGGCATGTACCAGCACGTGATCTTCCCGCTGCTGGCCCCCATCACCCTGAGCGCCATGATCGTCCTGGGTCACATCAGCCTGAAGATCTTCGACCTCGTGTACGCCATGGCGGGCCCGGACAACATCAACACCAGCGTGCCCGCGCTGAACATGTACCTCACCAGCTTCCGGCAGAACCAGTTCGCGCTGGGCGCCGCGATCGGCACCATCCTGCTGATCCTCGTGGCGTTCGTGATCGTCCCGTACCTCAGCTCCCAGTTCCGCACCGAGGAGGGCCACGCATGA
- a CDS encoding MFS transporter: MTTARPAAPPPLSWTLLAVGVAAFFTLGLIQAMYGPAFGLFQARFGVSTASVGVIASAHFLGSAVAPPLMGLLLRRVSVRAGVSWSLLLLALGVTGVVFAPLWPLAVASAFLGGFGLGGVSACLNAAYASVGARAVNLVNAVFGVGSMIAPLLVVGLGRADGTPGGLAGPFLAVAALCAVTFVVGRVWGVPGIHAPARAADAPTPARPAVQAALFAALIVCYVGLEAGYGAWASRYLTERGLPGAALTLSAFWAALTVGRVLTGVFAGRVGAPRVVLSCGAALVALALTMWVPALAPLAVILSGLALAPVFGTTLAWLSQVLSARLVPLLLVAGSLGGVLSPWLLGQAFARFGAGAVPVTLAVLAALMLLFTALARRGARAAA, encoded by the coding sequence GTGACGACTGCCCGCCCCGCCGCCCCGCCGCCGCTCTCGTGGACGCTGCTGGCGGTGGGGGTGGCGGCGTTCTTCACGCTGGGCCTGATCCAGGCGATGTACGGCCCGGCGTTCGGGCTGTTCCAGGCGCGCTTCGGCGTGAGTACCGCGTCGGTGGGCGTGATCGCCAGCGCGCACTTCCTGGGGTCGGCGGTCGCGCCCCCCCTGATGGGGCTGCTGCTGCGCCGCGTGAGCGTGCGGGCCGGAGTGTCCTGGAGCCTGCTGCTGCTGGCGCTGGGCGTGACGGGCGTGGTGTTCGCGCCGCTGTGGCCGCTGGCGGTCGCGTCGGCGTTCCTGGGCGGCTTCGGGCTGGGCGGCGTGAGTGCCTGCCTGAACGCCGCGTACGCGAGCGTGGGGGCGCGCGCCGTGAACCTCGTGAACGCGGTGTTCGGGGTGGGCAGCATGATCGCGCCGCTGCTGGTCGTGGGCCTGGGCCGCGCGGACGGCACGCCGGGCGGACTGGCGGGGCCGTTCCTGGCGGTCGCGGCGCTGTGTGCGGTGACGTTCGTGGTGGGGCGGGTGTGGGGCGTGCCGGGCATCCACGCGCCCGCGCGGGCAGCGGACGCGCCCACTCCGGCGCGCCCCGCCGTGCAGGCGGCGCTGTTCGCGGCGCTGATCGTGTGTTACGTGGGCCTGGAGGCCGGGTACGGCGCGTGGGCGTCACGGTACCTGACCGAGCGGGGACTGCCCGGCGCGGCCCTGACCCTGAGTGCCTTCTGGGCGGCACTGACGGTGGGGCGCGTCCTGACCGGCGTGTTCGCGGGCCGCGTGGGCGCGCCGCGCGTGGTGCTGAGCTGCGGCGCGGCGCTCGTGGCCCTGGCCCTGACCATGTGGGTGCCCGCGCTGGCCCCGCTGGCCGTGATCCTGTCCGGGCTGGCGCTGGCCCCGGTGTTCGGCACGACCCTGGCGTGGCTCTCGCAGGTGCTTAGCGCGCGGCTGGTGCCGCTGCTGCTGGTGGCCGGCTCGCTGGGTGGGGTGCTCTCGCCGTGGCTGCTGGGGCAGGCGTTCGCGCGTTTCGGGGCGGGGGCGGTGCCGGTGACGCTCGCGGTCCTCGCGGCGCTGATGCTGCTGTTTACGGCGCTGGCACGGCGCGGCGCGCGCGCGGCGGCCTGA
- a CDS encoding GreA/GreB family elongation factor, translated as MAQATRQVKLTREGFERLQKTLDQEMNRLAEATRILQEQMETNSDTEDTGLEDAKREKMNIEARIEELEDTLARATIIEDHENEGRVELGAIVVLANETTKKDMKVQVVSAAEATVTGGSLPRVSEDSPVGKELMGRKKGETFVVNLDNGKQMKYKVKSIEY; from the coding sequence GTGGCACAGGCGACCAGACAGGTGAAGCTCACGCGTGAAGGGTTCGAACGGCTCCAGAAGACGCTGGATCAGGAGATGAACCGCCTCGCGGAAGCGACCCGCATCCTGCAGGAGCAGATGGAAACCAACTCGGACACCGAGGACACCGGGCTGGAAGATGCCAAGCGCGAGAAGATGAACATTGAGGCGCGCATCGAGGAACTCGAGGACACCCTGGCGCGCGCCACGATCATCGAGGACCACGAGAACGAGGGCCGCGTGGAACTCGGCGCGATCGTCGTGCTCGCCAACGAGACCACCAAGAAGGACATGAAGGTGCAGGTCGTCAGCGCCGCCGAGGCGACCGTCACCGGCGGCAGCCTGCCCCGCGTCAGCGAGGACAGCCCGGTCGGCAAGGAACTCATGGGCCGCAAGAAAGGGGAGACCTTCGTGGTGAACCTCGACAACGGCAAGCAGATGAAGTACAAGGTCAAGAGCATCGAGTATTGA
- a CDS encoding DIP1984 family protein, with protein MKLAEALITRADLQKRAAQLEERLVKNLLVQEGEAPAEDPQALLREFMEVAAQLEALLPRIHRANLSATLPGGETLTDALTRRDLLDLRLKVLRRAAATASERPTRYSNSEVRILSALPARDLQAQVDTLAKARRELDTQLQQANWLTDLPE; from the coding sequence ATGAAACTCGCCGAGGCCCTGATCACCCGCGCCGACCTCCAGAAACGCGCCGCGCAGCTCGAGGAGCGGCTCGTGAAGAACCTGCTCGTACAGGAAGGCGAGGCGCCCGCCGAGGACCCCCAGGCGCTGCTACGCGAGTTCATGGAAGTCGCCGCGCAGCTCGAGGCCCTCCTGCCGCGCATTCACCGCGCGAACCTCAGCGCCACGCTGCCCGGCGGGGAGACGCTCACGGACGCCCTGACCCGCCGCGACCTGCTCGACCTGCGCCTGAAGGTCCTGCGCCGCGCCGCCGCCACCGCCAGCGAACGCCCCACCCGCTACAGCAACAGCGAGGTCCGCATCCTCTCCGCGCTGCCCGCCCGCGACCTGCAGGCGCAGGTGGACACCCTGGCCAAGGCGCGGCGCGAACTGGACACGCAGCTGCAACAGGCCAACTGGTTGACGGACCTGCCCGAATAG